CAAGTGTTATAAAAATGATAAGcaagattttttcctcctttctctcaaCATGGGGTGAAAGGGCAGAAATGGATTTGTGAAGTGTAAGCTAAGGGGTGTTTTCctaaaagattttcttgttTCATGTACTCATTCCTGTCTTTTCTCTCAGTACTTCCAGGCAGCAGAACCAGCCTCAAGGGCACTATGGACTTACCTCTCCAATTAGCTTGGCTCCTCCCAGTGACAAAGACCACATCCATACTCAGAAGCTGATTGAAGCAATGAAGCCATTTGGGGTGTTTGAGGATCAGGAAGAACTCTATCACAGGTATAACAAGGCTAAAATTTGTTAAcctcttgggggtttttttattttatttttttaagcaaactTAGCATGAGTTTTCTTTACAGGACAACTGTTCTTGGAAAACTGAATAACTTTGTCAGAGAATGGATTTCAGAGCTTGCTGAAAGCAAggtaagaattttttttgtttttgtcaaAACAGCTGAAACCTTTTGATTTAAAGGCTAGGCTGCTTGGATCTGGGCTGAAGTTCAGCTTTTAACTTCTTAAATATCAAGCAGAGCTGTAGTAACTGCCACTGAAATAAGTTGTAAAAGATATTTCAAGATCTCACAGTCTTTGGGAAACTGAATAAATTCCTGCACTGGCTCAATCAGTTAACAAAGCCAAAACAAGGCAATGTGGATGGGAAAGATGCTGAAATTGGCACTAATCTTGCCCCAAACAGCCTACAGCACTCAGTCTAGCTTGAAATGATGATTCTAGACATGTCCTTTGAATGGCTCTTAGGTTGTGTTAGTTTAtgtgcctctgctgcagggaaatCTAATAATAGGTCTTAATTTGTATAAATTAATAGAAGAACTGCTACATCACCTAGAATCTTTTTTTGGAGTTGCAAGCTCAacttatttcagaaaaacaaaatcaaaacctaGTAAACTAAAATGTAAGGGAGTGAGAAGACATTGCTTGTGCAGGCTGTTAGAGTTTTTCTAAACAACTTACATGCACAGAGGATAATGTGCATCTTAAACTTTCTCTTCTACCCACAGAATCTTCCCCCTTCAATAACAGAACAAGTTGGTggcaaaatatttacatttggCTCCTACAGACTTGGAGTACACACCAAAGGTAGTACTTTCAGAGCTGGTCATAGCTCTGGTGTTGGAAAGTGGCTTCCAGCAGTAACAGGAGCAATGGGATCTCCCTGCAGGTTCAGACATCGATGCCCTTTGTGTTGCTCCCAGTCACGTGGAaagatcagatttttttcagtcattCTTTGAAAAGCTGAAGAATCAAGAGGAAGTAAAAAACCTGAGAGTGAGTAAACTCTCTGCTTGATAGATTGTCTAAATTTTGCAGTAAAAATGTTCATGTTAAAGACTTGCATTGGTAGTGAATATCTTACAAGCCAAAATTAAATCAATTTTGAGTACCCTCCAATACACTGGCTTATGCAGCATGAAAATGTTGCTGTCCAGCTCTTGGCTCCTTTCCCCAGTGAGCACATCTCAAAAGAGTTTTTGTGgtgcctctcccctccctgtgttTTGGCAATGAGTCAAAAAGCAAGGCTGTCCCTGGAAGCTGTGTTTTCACCTTGGGTGTAGGAAGGGCTTGCAGCCACTGATACTGATGGCTTGTTGTGCACTGTTTGTCACAGCGCACAATCAGCCTCTCAATCTCTTGCCTAATAAAATCTTTTATTAAAATCTAGTGTTGGTACCCTAACAGTGCTATCCCACCTGAGAGTTATTagcattttttgtgtttggaagGAACTCGGTCTTTGTACTGAGTAGTTGAGtgtaaattctgtattttatcaCAGTGtaggaaaaaatttaaagtaGCAAAAGGATGTCTTATTAGAGATATCCTCTCCTTCACAGGCCATTGAGGATGCATATGTACCTGTTATCAAATTTGAGTTTGATGGCATTGAggtaagaattttaatttttatttgggtttttttcacctttaagtgagatttttttttcctgctttggagTGGGATAACTTTTTCAGGATTTTATGATCCTGCTGTTGTATAAGTTTATCAGTACATTGCAGCACATTTAGGGAACTGTAATTAAACACCCAGACTGTAACCTATCCCAGAAGAAGTAAAATGGGATCTTCTAGGAAAATAATCCCCTGGCAAGCGTGGGAACATGAGTGCCATCTCTTTTTACAGCCGTGCTGCAGGCCAGGGTAGCGTGCTTGGGTGGCATTTATCTCCCAAGGATGTGCAGAGTGGGAGGAGAGGCAGTGTCCTTGCTGTGACTCCCTGAGCTCTGACAAGAGCTCCCTTTCTGCAGGGGATGTTTCTGTTGTGCTTCCCTGCTCAAATCGCCTGATGTGCTGCTGCAAATCAAAAATAAAGGCCCTGTGAGACAAACAACGTGGAAAATGAAAAGTAGAACTACTCACTGGACTCCTGCCTCTGTTTGTCAGCTGCAGGGATCCTTCTATCTGGAATACATTTCATGTAGAGAATAAATACCCACTTGCTGTAATACCTAAGCAAGTTACTGCTTGGTAATTACTATCATGAAGACACTCAAGGACCTCTTTGTGGCCTTTGTCTGTTACAGacattcacagaatcatttgcTTGCCCCAGGTTGTACTAAAAACCAGATGCTTAAGGCCTTACAGCATAAAGGAAATGCTTTCTCATTTGTTGAAGTATAGTTGAGGTGATTTTAATTTGTCTTAATTTTATGGGTAattaaaaatttccttttagtAGGAGTGCTAAGTTTAGAATAAtctttccaaaaagaaaaaccaaacaaaaaaccaaaaacctcttcctttcctgagcttaaaaaaaagaggtggTTTTGTAAACAAATAGGGAACTTAGAgcagttttcttgttttctggcAAATAAATGTTTATCTGTGGTCCCCTAATTGTAAATACAAATGTTAACCACGTGAATGACCAAGTGTCCCTCCCTGGTGTCCTGTTTGCAAGCAGTGCTGCATTCTAAGTCATGTTTGACCCTTTTTCTCTTGAAGATTGACCTCGTGTTTGCAAAGCTCTCTCTGCCCACAGTCTCTGATGATCTGGATCTCAGGGATGACTCGTGCCTCAAGAGCCTGGATATAAGGTGCATCCGGAGCCTGAATGGTGAGCACGTTCTGCACACCCTTGTAGGGACATTTAAATTGGCACACAATGCACATTGCACAACCCACATTCTGTACAGGATGCAGAAACGGATCTCCAGTGTACTTGAGTTCTGAGGAGGTGACCAGTGAGCCTAAATTTAGGTATTTCAAGGAGTTGTGTGTTTACATAGACTTGTGTCTCatgtttgtttgattggtttgtGAGCAGGTGCTCCAGCTTGCCCCAGAAATTCAGATGACTAAGTAGGGCACTTGATAAAAATGTATGAAGGATAAACAATGTtgttcataaaaaaaaaaaaaggaattaaaataccTGAAGTCTGACTTGCTCAATGTTTAGCTCCAATTGGTTTAATGGTTGCTGGCTGTCAGAGGAAACCTAGCttctggaatcacagaatatttagggttggaagggacctctggagatcatccagtccaaccccccAGCTCAGGCAcggtcacctggagcagctgacCCAAGAGTGTGTCCAGGTGAGTTTTGAATCCCTCCAGACAGGGACAGTTCACAGCCTCCCATGGCAACccattccagtgctctgccaccctgtGATGTAAAGTTCTTCTTCATGCTGAGGTGGAGCTTCCTGGGTTGTAGTTTATGGCCAAAACATCCTGTGGGGaggctttatttaaaatttgttaGTTGCAGTCTAAACAAAGCTGCTGAGGGCACCAGATACCTAAAGTGATGCTGAAGGTTATGTGAAATTGATAATTTAATACAAAGCAAGTACTCCAGACCTGTTCTCCTAGACTTGAACCATGAGCTGTTGATCCAGTGTAGGAactcctgagctgtgcctgttGCTGGGAACTCGTGTGCTTCCCCTTTTGTCCCGCAGGCAGCAGGGTCACAGATGAAATTCTGCGCCTGGTGCCCAACCTGGAGAACTTCCGCCTCACGCTCCGTGCAGTTAAACTGTGGGCAAAACGTGAGTGCCAGCGTGCTTTGTGGCCTTTAAACCCTTCAGAGGCACCTCATGCTCACTGCTGGATGTGCCTCAGCTTTGGGTTGCTATGTAAATGACAGCAGTTGTATTACAAGCCTTTCAGTTTAGGTTCATGGTCTGTTCATGTGGTAAATTCCATGTGTTGTAGTGGAGATGGAGTTCAGAGAAGAGGGGAGTGCTTATGAGACACTACTGCGTTGCTTATCAGGAACCTGACTACAAATGATAAAAATTCTCAATTAAGtgtaaaagaaataagaaagtCCCATTTGCCCACGTGGCTAGAGAAAGGTTCTGCCATTCTTCTAGTAATTTCTCTTAAGGGGAATTGAAGTGAAGCAGTAGGTGTAGCAACATAAGCAAGTTTCACAGTAGCAATATTTTGGGATGTGGTGTTGTACTGATTCTTTTTCTCATCCCTGTAAGGACCAGCAATTTGGCCTTGCTgcactgcaaaaataaatgacATGGAAGCTGAAATGTATTAAGTATTCTATAGATtgtgcagctggtgctgcaaaTTTGAAAGACCTCAGACTAACTGTGTGGTATCCCTTCCAGGACGTGGTGTTTACTCCAACATCATGGGATTTCTTGGTGGAGTCTCCTGGGCCATGCTGGTAGCAAGAATATGTCAACTCTACCCAAATGCTTTGGCCTCTACTCTCGTTAACAAGTTCTTCTTGATTTTTTCAAAATGGTAAAAgctgattattttaatttgcataAAGAAGTAAcacttgtatttatttatttcaagaaGTACATTGAGAGGGGCCCATGCAGAGCTTAAAGTGGATGCTTCACTGTTTTTTCTTCTATAGGGATTGGCCAAAGCCAGTATTGCTGAAACGACTGGAAGAGAGCTTTCTTAATTTACCAGTCTGGGACCCCAGGGTAGGTACCATTGCAGTCAGAGGCAGTGAAAGTTTGTTGTGCCctggctggtgctgagcagagctgctgttacCTCGCAGGTAAACCCATCAGACCGGTACCACGTGATGCCCATCATCACCCCAGCCTACCCACAGCAGAACTCCACCTACAACGTGTCCGTGTCCACACGGGCAGTCATGGTGGAGGAGTTCCAGCGTGGTAAAGTACAATCTGTGCTTGTCACAGCCTCATCCTGCCTCCGTGAAACCATGCCATCTGAATTGGTTTTGTTCAGTGAGGTGCTCTAGGTTTAAGATTGCTCTAGGAAATATGCCCATTGCAGGGAATAAGTTTTCCAATAAGCTGTTGTGGGATCTGCATTTTGTCAGGGGAATtcctaggtttttttttttctgtcagttaCTGTTACAATCTtctaaactttttaaaaagtcataagattttttaagagattttgaaagagatttaaaaaaatagtgatCAGATTTTCAACCATATTTGTAGGTCTTGAAGTTACAGATGAGATTCTCAAAGGAAAATCAGACTGGTCAAAGCTCTTTGAACCACTGAACTTCTTTCAGAAGTACAAGTATGTATGAAATCTGTTGCCTGAACTTGAAGTTATTTGCTTAGTGGTTAGCATGATGAGTTTTAACTTGGGGTCTAAATAGAAAATTGGATTGATGTGTTTCAGTTTAGGGCTTTTAAGTAAGTAATCATATAAGTATGATTAGTGGAAGTAATCATATAAGTTTTGGTACGTATAAGCATAGGGAAGATGGGAAAAGCTGTCTTATGCCACTCACAGCATTTTTCTtaccaagcaaaaaaaatcatctgatGTTTAGAATGTAGAACAAAATCTTGAGCTAGTGCACTCATTTGCCTTTCTTCCAGACATTACATTGTGCTGACTGCCAGTGCCTTTACAGAAGAGCATCACCTGAACTGGTAAGTGCTGCTTTAAATGTGGCTCCAGTGCAAACCTGAAACTCAATTCCATGTTGCACCATATTTTTGTTAATTGTATTAACAAATAAAGTCTGTAACTATGCAGCTAGGCATGGAATGcacccccttccctccctgctttgAAGACCACTGTTCTAGAGCCTTACACTTGTTTTCATAAagagttttaatgtaatatttaaGGACTAGATTGCACTGGTGTGTAGTCAGCCTATTCCAGAcctgcttttctttaaagaaaggaGATTTGCcaataatttcttatttaaCCCATGTAGATGTGCTGAGTCACTGTGAATTttgaaataagaagaaataGTGAGAAATTGAGGCACTGTAATGTGTGTTCATTGATTTTCCAGCGGGTTTCTTTGTTAAGAAATTAGTACTTTGCTTGCTTTGCTCAAGTAAGGAAGCAAAACACCTCTCTGTAACAGACTCCCATTCTGAGGGcacttttatttcaaagtttGCTCTCTGCCTTAAGTCAAATAACTCTTGTGCCATCTCTAAAAGATAGCTTAATGtttcaaaatagttttaatAAGTAATACCTTTTATCTGAACTTTCTAAAATATTCACCTAAAAATCTTATCAGCTGCAGCTCGGTATCAGTCACAGTTGTGTACTACAAGGTGTATGGGCAGAGGGCCAAATAACTTTTAATGTGAAATATTCTTGAGTGAACAAAGCTTATTGTACCTCACAATAAAGACAAGGGAAATTCTGCCTGTGGTAAGAGCTGAGGGTTTGCTTTTTTCAGTGACAGAAATAGAGGCAAATTTTCCAGTTTTGCAGCTTGGGAAAATGATAAGCAGAAGATAAATTTGCTTCAGTCTATTATAAGGAAAAGTTTAGTTCACCAATTCTTGAGTGGATTTGGAAATAGATAACTTATCTGTTATTCATCAACATAAGATATTTTTGAAGACCATACAGATTTGTGACTGCTTTTACAGTTAACAGAGTTTTAGGCAGAAGGATGAAATGCCAGTACTTTATTGAAATTAAAGCCCTTGTGGTCATGATTCATCTCTTAGGGAAGTTTCTGAGGGGAGTGTTGGCTAGGTGatttgtttattaaaataacTGTTTTTACATTTTCGCTGATTTTCTGCAAGAATTGCATCTTTACTGGGGTGTAACTGAACAGCTGTGCTTGAGCTTTCCAAAACCACTGTTCTCCTtgaaaaaaaggagttttgctgcaccccagaggtgctgggatCTGCTCCTTGTTATTTTCATCATAGGTTGCAGGTGGGAGTGTTGTATCTGAACTGTGCAGAGTACATGTAAAACTTACTTGGCTCTGTCTTTAGAAACAAAAGCACAAATGTCACTGAAAACATCTCAAATTACAGTGTATGTGATATAAAAGATTTGGTGTCTGTTCAGCTGTATGAAACTTGGTCCTTGTTGATTGGTTAACACTGTGTTACAAAAAGGCATCTAACTGATGAGCTGGATacagttaaaaattaataaatacctCTTGTTTTTATTAGGATTGGCCTCGTGGAGTCTAAAATCCGTGTGCTGGTTGGAAACTTGGAAAGGAATGAATTTATAACTATTGCACACGTGCAGCCACAGTCTTTCCCTGGCAATGAAGTCCTCTATAAACAGTgagttgttttgcttttctgaagtACACATTGGCCAAATTGTATCTTCATTTTCCTCAGTTCATTGATGATAGAGGCTCAGTATGTCTCTGGCAGGGTCCTGAACAcataaaatctttttaaagaagGGAGCACTTCAGGGAGAAGTGCTCTGAGAAATTAAGTCTGGGCTGGCTgtaaaatgaacaaataaaatgtaCCAGAATCCAAGTGACTGCTATCAGAGCCCAACTCAGGTTtgtgaattttctctttttaggaGTGGATTTGTATCAATGTGGTTTCTTGGGCTTGTGTTTAAGAAAGCAGAAAGTGCAGTAAAGACTAACGTTGATCTAACACATGGGATACAGTCATTCACAGACACAGGTAAGGCTCTCTTTTTGCTTTAGACTTGTAGAGTGTCATTCTTTTTATTCCAGTGGAAATTGCTTCACCAAGTACTTCCTTTTGTTATTAGATGGCAACATATAAAAGATTAGCTTCAAAAACACATTGTGTTGACACTTTGTCACAGTAAGGCCATCTTAAAACAAAAGTGTGTTACAATCATACACCATGTACCATATGTGAAAGAAGTCCTCACAAAAGTGCATTTCTTGTAGGAGACAGCTGTGAAGCCCCGGGATGCCCATTTGCTGGGGTAGCTATACTTGTCAAACAGTAGTCAGATGTTGAACTTTGGAAGTGGGATGTGACTGTGTCAGGCTCTAAAAGGAATTGTTGATGGTATTTTTCCAAGACAGTTTGTGTATAATATGATCCCAGAACTGTGGAAGTCGCAGGGTTGTCACACAGTAATTAGATGCAGTCTTGCATGTAAATTTTCATGTTCATAATCTTTTAGTACTTTTGATAGatgtagaaataaattaatattgcaGGTGTTGTTAGATAATGCTAGAATAATAAGGAAATTAGGCTATTCTTGTGAGTGACAAGTGTGTTTGGACAAAGAGTTCTAAACAGTGTCATCCTGTAAATGTTTGTTGGAGTTTATCCATAGCACCAGCAGGACTTCTGTGTTGTTTTGCTCAGATGGCACGAGTAAAAGCAGTAAAACCCAACCTTCTTCATAGGTCGTGCTTGGGATATGACAAAAGCTCAGAAAATGCATCAGAACTCTCATCTGAGTTACAAGCCAGGCAGGGTGATGTCCTCAGACTTGCACTGCTATCTGCACTTGCATGTTACATCCAGTGGCACTACACTTCAGTAGCAAATGTGAATTATGTTAATGAGATTTATGTGCTGCTGAGAGGCCAGAACTAATGGTAAATCCTCTGTGCACAAACATTGCTAGTGTAGCTGTGTGCTCTTATTTAGTGAAGCACAGCCTGTGGTATGTGCTGGGTGTGGGGTGTGAATCCAGAGGGAATTGAACAGAAAAGCTGTTCCTTCAGAGGTGGCAAACCCTTTGGAATGTGTGGGGAGAACCAGTAGTTCTGTGCTAGAGAGCTGTTACCATGTGCCTTGACTTTGAGAGAATAGTTTTAGAGGACAAAGATTAATTTCAAGTTGAGGAGCTCAAGAATAGAAGGCTCAGTTTGGAGGGCTTTTGTTCAGTgaacttttatttcccttttacaTACAAACTATTGAATTTCATTTGGAGGAACTGTCCATACTGGTGTGTGGGCTCATCTGTGCTTTTACTTCACTTCTGGTCTCCTGTGGAAAGCCTTTGGGTTGTATATCCTTGCTTTGATTCCCACTCTGTGTGTCAGTAAGCTGACTTTCCAGTTATGCCCCAGTGATAGGCCAGTTAGATAAGCTTATCTAAATGTGCCTTAACTCTGTAATAACTGTTGTGCTGCTATAGCCTTTGCCAGTTGCATAAAAGGCTGTTTGCAGGCAGCTGAGGAAAAACCTGTTTAAATTGTAGCGAGTCTGTTAAGTCAGATGCCCCTAAAACCCAGTCTGGCTTTCTTGGACAGATGGAATTTATAAATGCAAATTTGAACTCAAACAGCTGTTGTGGCTGGGCTGTAGTGAGTGTGAAATGGGCATCACAGGTCACAGTCACCTTTTTGTGATGATGGGAGTGCTTGGGCAGTGTTTTGTGTTAAATTAATATGGGAGCTCTTCATTTGGGCTGGGCAGACATGTTTCTAAATAAACCAAATATAACTGACCAACACTAATGCAAACATCCCCACTAAGCTCCAATGCTGTTTTTGATGTCAGTTTACAGGCAGGCCAGTGCCCTCAACATCCTAAAGGAAGGTATGAAGATTGAGGCAACTTATGTGAAGAGAAAGCAACTCCATTATTTTTTGCCAGCAGGAAccttacagaaaagaaagaaggtaTAATAAAAATCCAGCGCTTCtggtaatttttaataaaagctttaATGATTACTTgaagactttattttttaactgtCGTTTCAGCAAAGGGTGTCAGATATTAGTCAAAATAATAGTGGACTTCAGTGCAAAAGGTCTTCTTTAGGTGAAAGCTGTTCGGATGGTTCCAAAGACAGAGGTTCCAGAACACCCTCTAATTCCTCTTCGTTAAATAAGATATCTAAGTTGGACATCTCtacagcagagacagaaaggTTAGTGCCATAACCTTGGAACTGTGGAGAAGCTGCTTTTAACTGACTCACACTGTAAATGAGTCTAGGGTTTCTAGTTTGGATCTATGTGGATCATAAGCATTTGGAGGGCTCTAAGAGCTTCAGGAACAAAGCTGGAATCTCCATTGGGCATGTGGTAGGAGACCAGGTTAAAGGAATCcttgaaaaaaatctaagtAATATCCATGAACATGTAGGAATGGAGAGCTTGACACCAGGGAAATTTAGTCTTGAATGTAAATCTTCACAGGTTAGTGGGGAGCTTGAAGCTGAAGTATTTTATGTGCAAATGAGTGTTCTGTCTAACAAAAAGTACTGCTAATGCCAAATAGATTAAATTCTAATGACATACTGATTTTGGTGTCAGAaacaccagagctgctgctgacttAGTGGAGTGGTATGAGAGCTCAGGCAGTAAAAGTCTGCCACTTCCTGGGAAGTCTGTTTATCCCTAAGCACAGGAAGGATTTGTAATCTTGAGAGTAATTGCCCAATCCTACCAAATGTCTGGTACCTGCTCTGTTCAGAATGTTTGGTACTGTAGGagtcacatgaaaaaaaaacaaaccacaaaaaattgTGTGGACATCTGGGTAGAACAGAACAGTGTTCAAAGCAGCACAGTGAGCTGGGTGGACTAGTCTGGGAAATATATCAGCACATAAAGACTCAGTAAAGAAAAGGCTTGAGTTTAAATTTGCAGTCTGAAATCCAGCAAAATGATGGTGTGGTGCTACATTGCCTGGGAGATTGTGTTGTTTAATAGAGCTCTGACAAGGGGCTAAGGAGTTGGTGTTTGTCTTGCATGCACTTTCTGGAAATGACATATACAGTATCTCACAAACTAGCATTTTATAACTCAAGTGTTTGACTTTTATAGAAATGTTGCATGTCAGAGTTGTAGTGGTGCCAACAGTGTAGCTGAGCCATCCACGTCTAAGG
Above is a genomic segment from Zonotrichia leucophrys gambelii isolate GWCS_2022_RI chromosome 3, RI_Zleu_2.0, whole genome shotgun sequence containing:
- the PAPOLG gene encoding poly(A) polymerase gamma isoform X7, coding for MKETRGTSRQQNQPQGHYGLTSPISLAPPSDKDHIHTQKLIEAMKPFGVFEDQEELYHRTTVLGKLNNFVREWISELAESKNLPPSITEQVGGKIFTFGSYRLGVHTKGSDIDALCVAPSHVERSDFFQSFFEKLKNQEEVKNLRAIEDAYVPVIKFEFDGIEIDLVFAKLSLPTVSDDLDLRDDSCLKSLDIRCIRSLNGSRVTDEILRLVPNLENFRLTLRAVKLWAKRRGVYSNIMGFLGGVSWAMLVARICQLYPNALASTLVNKFFLIFSKWDWPKPVLLKRLEESFLNLPVWDPRVNPSDRYHVMPIITPAYPQQNSTYNVSVSTRAVMVEEFQRGLEVTDEILKGKSDWSKLFEPLNFFQKYKHYIVLTASAFTEEHHLNWIGLVESKIRVLVGNLERNEFITIAHVQPQSFPGNEVLYKQSGFVSMWFLGLVFKKAESAVKTNVDLTHGIQSFTDTVYRQASALNILKEGMKIEATYVKRKQLHYFLPAGTLQKRKKQRVSDISQNNSGLQCKRSSLGESCSDGSKDRGSRTPSNSSSLNKISKLDISTAETERNVACQSCSGANSVAEPSTSKGLCIPVTDPKMEATVALRTPGPPTGCTIPGYDTVCQLRTCFVQEQHKLSGTLITDPRSASPKQHYSPSSKVSRPPTAGECPQKAIDGDKLNVWESDFTESGYPQDGRKRATKNGVLDGKSMQIPVITSRSQRLSSKELPDSSSPVPTNSIRIIKRSIKLTLNG
- the PAPOLG gene encoding poly(A) polymerase gamma isoform X8, yielding MSWCGSGEGWSWAPFDEGPSTSRQQNQPQGHYGLTSPISLAPPSDKDHIHTQKLIEAMKPFGVFEDQEELYHRTTVLGKLNNFVREWISELAESKNLPPSITEQVGGKIFTFGSYRLGVHTKGSDIDALCVAPSHVERSDFFQSFFEKLKNQEEVKNLRAIEDAYVPVIKFEFDGIEIDLVFAKLSLPTVSDDLDLRDDSCLKSLDIRCIRSLNGSRVTDEILRLVPNLENFRLTLRAVKLWAKRRGVYSNIMGFLGGVSWAMLVARICQLYPNALASTLVNKFFLIFSKWDWPKPVLLKRLEESFLNLPVWDPRVNPSDRYHVMPIITPAYPQQNSTYNVSVSTRAVMVEEFQRGLEVTDEILKGKSDWSKLFEPLNFFQKYKHYIVLTASAFTEEHHLNWIGLVESKIRVLVGNLERNEFITIAHVQPQSFPGNEVLYKQSGFVSMWFLGLVFKKAESAVKTNVDLTHGIQSFTDTVYRQASALNILKEGMKIEATYVKRKQLHYFLPAGTLQKRKKQRVSDISQNNSGLQCKRSSLGESCSDGSKDRGSRTPSNSSSLNKISKLDISTAETERNVACQSCSGANSVAEPSTSKGLCIPVTDPKMEATVALRTPGPPTGCTIPGYDTLNVWESDFTESGYPQDGRKRATKNGVLDGKSMQIPVITSRSQRLSSKELPDSSSPVPTNSIRIIKRSIKLTLNGVLRRMFRVLRRAFRKNLGY
- the PAPOLG gene encoding poly(A) polymerase gamma isoform X4 is translated as MKETRGTSRQQNQPQGHYGLTSPISLAPPSDKDHIHTQKLIEAMKPFGVFEDQEELYHRTTVLGKLNNFVREWISELAESKNLPPSITEQVGGKIFTFGSYRLGVHTKGSDIDALCVAPSHVERSDFFQSFFEKLKNQEEVKNLRAIEDAYVPVIKFEFDGIEIDLVFAKLSLPTVSDDLDLRDDSCLKSLDIRCIRSLNGSRVTDEILRLVPNLENFRLTLRAVKLWAKRRGVYSNIMGFLGGVSWAMLVARICQLYPNALASTLVNKFFLIFSKWDWPKPVLLKRLEESFLNLPVWDPRVNPSDRYHVMPIITPAYPQQNSTYNVSVSTRAVMVEEFQRGLEVTDEILKGKSDWSKLFEPLNFFQKYKHYIVLTASAFTEEHHLNWIGLVESKIRVLVGNLERNEFITIAHVQPQSFPGNEVLYKQSGFVSMWFLGLVFKKAESAVKTNVDLTHGIQSFTDTVYRQASALNILKEGMKIEATYVKRKQLHYFLPAGTLQKRKKQRVSDISQNNSGLQCKRSSLGESCSDGSKDRGSRTPSNSSSLNKISKLDISTAETERNVACQSCSGANSVAEPSTSKGLCIPVTDPKMEATVALRTPGPPTGCTIPGYDTVCQLRTCFVQEQHKLSGTLITDPRSASPKQHYSPSSKVSRPPTAGECPQKAIDGDKLNVWESDFTESGYPQDGRKRATKNGVLDGKSMQIPVITSRSQRLSSKELPDSSSPVPTNSIRIIKRSIKLTLNGVLRRMFRVLRRAFRKNLGY
- the PAPOLG gene encoding poly(A) polymerase gamma isoform X3, which gives rise to MAGEERRTSRQQNQPQGHYGLTSPISLAPPSDKDHIHTQKLIEAMKPFGVFEDQEELYHRTTVLGKLNNFVREWISELAESKNLPPSITEQVGGKIFTFGSYRLGVHTKGSDIDALCVAPSHVERSDFFQSFFEKLKNQEEVKNLRAIEDAYVPVIKFEFDGIEIDLVFAKLSLPTVSDDLDLRDDSCLKSLDIRCIRSLNGSRVTDEILRLVPNLENFRLTLRAVKLWAKRRGVYSNIMGFLGGVSWAMLVARICQLYPNALASTLVNKFFLIFSKWDWPKPVLLKRLEESFLNLPVWDPRVNPSDRYHVMPIITPAYPQQNSTYNVSVSTRAVMVEEFQRGLEVTDEILKGKSDWSKLFEPLNFFQKYKHYIVLTASAFTEEHHLNWIGLVESKIRVLVGNLERNEFITIAHVQPQSFPGNEVLYKQSGFVSMWFLGLVFKKAESAVKTNVDLTHGIQSFTDTVYRQASALNILKEGMKIEATYVKRKQLHYFLPAGTLQKRKKQRVSDISQNNSGLQCKRSSLGESCSDGSKDRGSRTPSNSSSLNKISKLDISTAETERNVACQSCSGANSVAEPSTSKGLCIPVTDPKMEATVALRTPGPPTGCTIPGYDTVCQLRTCFVQEQHKLSGTLITDPRSASPKQHYSPSSKVSRPPTAGECPQKAIDGDKLNVWESDFTESGYPQDGRKRATKNGVLDGKSMQIPVITSRSQRLSSKELPDSSSPVPTNSIRIIKRSIKLTLNGVLRRMFRVLRRAFRKNLGY
- the PAPOLG gene encoding poly(A) polymerase gamma isoform X9, coding for MSWCGSGEGWSWAPFDEGPSTSRQQNQPQGHYGLTSPISLAPPSDKDHIHTQKLIEAMKPFGVFEDQEELYHRTTVLGKLNNFVREWISELAESKNLPPSITEQVGGKIFTFGSYRLGVHTKGSDIDALCVAPSHVERSDFFQSFFEKLKNQEEVKNLRAIEDAYVPVIKFEFDGIEIDLVFAKLSLPTVSDDLDLRDDSCLKSLDIRCIRSLNGSRVTDEILRLVPNLENFRLTLRAVKLWAKRRGVYSNIMGFLGGVSWAMLVARICQLYPNALASTLVNKFFLIFSKW
- the PAPOLG gene encoding poly(A) polymerase gamma isoform X1; its protein translation is MSWCGSGEGWSWAPFDEGPSTSRQQNQPQGHYGLTSPISLAPPSDKDHIHTQKLIEAMKPFGVFEDQEELYHRTTVLGKLNNFVREWISELAESKNLPPSITEQVGGKIFTFGSYRLGVHTKGSDIDALCVAPSHVERSDFFQSFFEKLKNQEEVKNLRAIEDAYVPVIKFEFDGIEIDLVFAKLSLPTVSDDLDLRDDSCLKSLDIRCIRSLNGSRVTDEILRLVPNLENFRLTLRAVKLWAKRRGVYSNIMGFLGGVSWAMLVARICQLYPNALASTLVNKFFLIFSKWDWPKPVLLKRLEESFLNLPVWDPRVNPSDRYHVMPIITPAYPQQNSTYNVSVSTRAVMVEEFQRGLEVTDEILKGKSDWSKLFEPLNFFQKYKHYIVLTASAFTEEHHLNWIGLVESKIRVLVGNLERNEFITIAHVQPQSFPGNEVLYKQSGFVSMWFLGLVFKKAESAVKTNVDLTHGIQSFTDTVYRQASALNILKEGMKIEATYVKRKQLHYFLPAGTLQKRKKQRVSDISQNNSGLQCKRSSLGESCSDGSKDRGSRTPSNSSSLNKISKLDISTAETERNVACQSCSGANSVAEPSTSKGLCIPVTDPKMEATVALRTPGPPTGCTIPGYDTVCQLRTCFVQEQHKLSGTLITDPRSASPKQHYSPSSKVSRPPTAGECPQKAIDGDKLNVWESDFTESGYPQDGRKRATKNGVLDGKSMQIPVITSRSQRLSSKELPDSSSPVPTNSIRIIKRSIKLTLNGVLRRMFRVLRRAFRKNLGY